TACTATGCCGCTGTCCGTCAGGTTCTTGACGCGCCTTCTCACTGCAGACTCGGACAGTCCGATCTCGTTTGCAATGTCCACAAACGCCTTTCTCGAATCGGCCTGCAGGATGCGGATTATCTTTTCGTCTGTCTCGTCCATGTTGCTAATTGACATTTCTTCTCTGTTCCTCCCTTGTAAGTACCGCATCCATTATTTCAACTGCGCGGGAAACCGTCGCTTCATCCATTACAAGTGGCGGAAGCAGGCGTATGATGTTCCTTCCCGAGTACAGCATGAGCAGTCCGTTGCTGATTCCGTCAAGGAGCACGTCTTTTACCTCAAAGCGGAGCTCGACCCCAAGCATCATTCCAAGGCCGCGCACCTCCCGGATTATCTTGTGGCGCTCCTTGAGAGCCATCAGCTTTTCTTTAAACATCTTGCCAGTCTTGGCCGCGTTGTCCACTAGGCCGTCGGTCGTCAGCGCCTCAAGCGTCGCAGAGGCCGCCGCGCACGCTATGGGGCTTGCGCCAAACGTTGACGAGTGCTCACCCAGCTTTATTGCGTCCATTATCTCCGGCTTTGTCAATACCAGCCCCATAGGCACTCCGCCGGCGATGCCCTTTGCAAGGCACATGATGTCAGGAGTCGTGTTCCAGTTCTGCCCTGCCCACATCTTGCCGGTCCTGCCCAAGCCCGCCTGTATTTCGTCAAATATCAGCACGAGGTTCTTGCGGTTGCATATCTCGCGGATCCGGGGGATCAGGTCGTCAGGCGGGACGATGATGCCGGTCTCGCCCTGTATAGGCTCCAGTATCACGGCGCCGGTGGTGTCGTCTATTGCCTCTTCCAGTTTTGCCGGCTCACCGTACGGGATGAACTTTACCCCGTCAAGGAGAGGCATGAACGCCTTGCGGTACTTTTCGTTGTAAGTCACAGAAAGCGCGCCAAACGTCTTGCCGTGGTAGGCGCCGTTCATGGCAATCACGCCGTGCTTGCCGGTGAATTTCCTTGCAAACTTTAGCGCCGCCTCTACGGACTCGGCACCCGAGTTGGTAAAGAACATTTTTGTTAGGCCTGGCGGCGCTATCTGCGCTATTTTCTTCATGAATCCAAGGCGCGTCTCGTTGTAGACTGACATGTGCGCGGTTATCAGGGTATCTGCCTGCTTTTTGATGGCTTCAACGACGCGGTCATTGCAGTGGCCCACGAGCGCGACTCCATAGCCTCCCATGCAGTCGACGTACTCTTTGCCGTTTACGTCCCAGATCCTGGCTCCCTTGCCCCTTGCGACGTTTACCGGGAACCTCTGGTACAGCGTTCCTAGGTAGTTGTCCTCGCCATTCATTTCGGGGTTATCACCGTGCAGTTGTTGTGCGCAATGGCTGACGATATCGGGTTTTCGACCTGGCCGGACGCGATTATGGCCTCCCTGACGCCCATCTCTAGCGCCTCCGTGCAGGCAAGCACCTTCTTTTCCATGCCAAAGCCTATCTTTGGCAGCGTTGCTTTTGCCTGCTCGAGGTTCATGCCCGTGACGAGCTTTTCGTTGAGCATCAGGCCGTTGACGTTGGTGATGAATATCACCTTGTCGGCTTTCACCCCGCCGGCGACGTACGCGGCCGCCCTGTCGCCGTCCACGTTAAGGAAGTCGAATTCTTCAGAAAGCGCGATCGGGGACACCACCGGCACATAGCCACTGTTTACCAGCGTGTTTACAAGCGACGGGTCGACGTCGTTTATCTTGCCCGTGTACCCGCCGTCAATTACCATCTTCCTCCCCTTCTCATTTATCACCATCAGTTTTTTCTTGCGCTCGGCCTTTAATATGCCGCCGTCGACGCCGGCTACGCCTACTGCCTTGATGCCCTGGCGCAACAGCATGCCCACAATGGCCTTGTTTATCTTGCCCGACATGACCATCGTGTAAATGTCAGCGGTCTCTTTGTCGGTGTACCTGCTGCGCACGCCGCCTGGCGACACGATGAATTTCTGTTCTTTGCCAAGCTTGGTCGCTGTCGCCGTCACCTCCTTGCCGCCGCCGTGCACGAACACCAGTTTCTCTTTCTCTGCTATTGCCTTGATGTCGGCAAGCGTTGACGGGTGCAGCCCGTCGACCACGCTTCCCCCTATCTTTATGACTATCATACCGGGGTCAGAGGGGTGTACTTCAAGCCCTCAGTCTCCTCGTAGCCGAACATCACGTTCATGACCTGCACCGCAGAGCCGGCCGCGCCCTTCATGAGGTTGTCAGACGCCGAGAGCGCCACTATCCTCTGGTTGTCCTCGTCTATGTCAAAGCCGACGTCGCAAAAGTTTGATCCGACAACGAACTTGGGGTCTGGGAACTTGTACAGGCCCTTCTTGTCGCGGATGAGCCGGACAAACGGCTCGCCCTTGTACGAGTTGCGGTACATCTTCCACAGCTCCAGCTCTTCCACCTTGCGCTTGAGGAACGTATGGTTCGTAGTCAGGATGCCGCGGACGATGTTGACCGCGTGCGGGCTCATGCTGACCTTGATCTGCTTTTTGGCTATCATTGACAGCTCTTGCTCTATCTCGCCGGTGTGGCGGTGCTTGGCGGGCTTGTATGGCCTGACTACTCCGTAGCGCATCGCGTGGTGCGTGCCTGCGTTTGCTTTTTGTCCGGCGCCCGACGAGCCTATCTTGCTGTCGACTACCACGTGCTCGGTGTCGATGAGGTTGTTCTCGATGAGCGGCTTTAATGCCAAGAGCGATGTCACTGCCATGCATCCCGGGCACGACACCAGCTGCGCCTTCTTTATCTCTTCGCGGTGCAGTTCTGGAACGCCATAGACCGACTTGGACAGCATGTCTGGGAAGGGGTGCTCCCAGCCGTACCACTTTATGTAGTCTTTTGGGTTCTTTAAGCGAAAGTCTGCGGAAAGGTCGATTATCTTGACTCCCCTGTCGTACAGGTCCTTGACTATCTTGTTGGCCTTGCCGTGCGGCACCGACGTGAACACCATGTCGCAGTTGTTGGCCAGCTTTTCCATGTCCATTGGCGAGAATGTGAGGTCGATGAAACCCTTTAGGCTGGGGTGCACCCTCTGCACGTACTCGCCTGCCTTCTGGCGCGAAGTAACCATGCTGACTTCGACCTTTGGGTGCGTAACAAGCAGCCTGAGAAGCTCGCCTCCGACGTAGCCGGACGCGCCTACAACTCCAACCTTCATTGCGAAACGTTGTCCTCCATCATTGCCATGTTCGCGAGATGATGATACATGTTAATGATGGTTCTGCCTTAAAAATCCTCATTTATATTTTTTGGACATATTTGACCTAATAAAGGCCAATAGTGACCGAAATTGGTCAGCTACTTACTTCCTTACCAGGCTCACGGCGTAGTCGATCATGGCGCCGGGGATGTCGTTTGCAGAAACGCTTGCCGCGCCGCGGAATTCCACTGTGTTGTTCACTTCGTGTACCACCAGGCCGCGGTTCTTGTCCTCCATCAGGTCGACGCCCACTATTCCGCCGCCCACCGCCTTTGCCGCCCGCAGCGCCAGATCTTCAAGCTCTTTTGTTATTGGCGCAAGCTCGGCCTTGCCCCCGCGTGCGACGTTTGTGCGCCACTCGTTTTCGGCAGAATAGCGGTATATCGCAGTCACTACCCTGTCGCCCACCACTATGCAGCGGATGTCACGCGGTGGCCTGTCTATCATTTCCTGCACGTAATAGATCCTTGCAAGTGGGCTGTCGTTTTCCTCCCTCATCTCGACTATCATGCTTGCGGTCTCGTCGTCGCGCAGCGGGAAAACGCCCCTGCCCCACGAGCCGACTATCGGTTTTAGGACAAGCGGCAGGCCGGTCTTGCGTATGACCTCGATTGCAGACTCGGCTGAAAACGCCATCTGCGTCTTTGGGGTAGGGATGTTGTTCTTTGCCAGCACGAGCGACGTGACAAGCTTGTTCCCGCACGTCTCTGCAGTCTGGAACTTGTTGATGACAGGATAATCGAGAAATTCCAGGCACGCGGTGAGGTACAGGCCCCGGTAATGGCTCACGCTCCTCTGCAGTATCACGTCTCCGAGCGCAAGATCGCTCTTTTTGCTTTCGGTGCCCACGGTGACGTTTTTCCCATCCACGATCTGCGCCTTTAGCCCCTTCTCGAGGGCCTTGTCGTAGAGTGCCTTTTCCTCAAAGCGCACCTTGTCGTAGATTATGCAGATCTCGACTGCCATTACTGATTACTGTCCCCAGTCTTCGCCCACTGTTTCTGCCGGCTTTAACTCTACCTTGTCTGCTGCCTTGGAAGCGATTTCAAAGTCGCCGCCGCAGTCAGGGCAGGTCACGATCTCTCCCACCACTGCGTCTTCCGGGATGTTGATGTCGGCTCCACATTCTTGGCATTCTTTTTTCATTTTCTATTTTTTCCTCCTACTTTTGTTGCTGCTGTTTCTTGCCGGCCGTGTCTGCAACCGAGTTTGCGATTATCGACTGCAGCCCCCACAGCTCGACAAAGCCCTTTGCCAGAGACTGGTCAAAGGTGGACCCGGCCGCATACGTCGCCAGGTCGTTTTTGTACAGGGAGTAGCGCGATTGCCTTCCGACCACGCGGATAGATCCCCTCTGGAGTTTCACGCGCACTTTTCCGCTGACGCGGGTTTGGGTCGCGTCTATAAACCTATCCAGGTCCGCGCGCAACGGATCCTGCCACAGGCCGGCGTACGCAAGCCAGCTCCACTGATCGTCTACCGTGCGCTTGAAGGCAAGCTCGTGCTTGGTCAGCACCATCTTTTCGAGGTCGCGGTGGGCCTCGATTATCGTTAATGCTGCCGGCGCCTCGTACACTTCACGCGACTTTATTCCGACCACGCGGTCCTCGATGTGGTCGACGATTCCGACGCCGTGCGCGCCGGCCTTGTCGTTGACGTACTGTATCAAGTCGGTGAGCGACATGCGCTTGCCGTCTGCTGCGACCGGCACGCCCTGGTCAAATTCAAGGTCAATGTAGCCGGCCTTGTCGTTCTTGAAATTGATGAACTGGAACGCCTCTTCTGGAGGCTCGAAATCAGCATCTTCAATGCTGCCTCCTTCCACCGCGCGGCCCCAGAGGTTGAGGTCGATGCTGTATTTCTTGGCCTCGGTGCTTATCGGGATGTTCTGCTCCTTGGCGTATTTTATCTCGACGTCCCTAGTGAGGTTCATGTCGCGGATTGGAGCGATTATCTTCAGGTCGGGCCGGAGCGCTCGCATGGTGACGTCAAAGCGGATCTGGTCGTTTCCTTTGCCGGTGCAGCCGTGCGCTATTGCGACTGCGTTTTCTTTTGTGGCGACCTCTACTGTCTTGGCCGCAATGAGCGGGCGTGCAAGCGCCGTTGCCAGCGGGTATTTGCCCTGGTACAGGCCGTTTGCCTTGATGCTTGGGATGACATAGTCCTTGGCAAACTCGTCCTTGGCGTCGACGTAGACGTGCTTTATCGCGCCTATCGCTTTTGCGCGCCGTTCAATCCCTGCAAAATCGTCGTCCTGGCCGCAGTCTACCGTGACGGTGATGACGTCCATCTTGTGCAAGGTCTGCAAATACCTGATGCAGACGGACGTGTCGAGGCCGCCAGAGTAGGCCAGGACCACTTTGTTTGCCATGAACGTGCGTTTCGTTTCAAGCACTACATTTATATTTTTTGGTCAGGAATGACCTAAATCAAGGTGATAGTGACCGATGTCGGTCAACGAGAAATCCATCACAAACGCGGTAAAAGAAGTAGTCAACAACGACCTTTCGTTCCAGGACTCGCTGCAGCGCGACTATTGCAACATCAGCGCGCTGGCAAGGATCGTCAAGCCGCAGATAGATCAGATGCTCGGCAAGAACACCAGCGTCGAAAGCATTGTCACGGCGCTAAAGCGCTCAAGGCGCGACTATGATGTCCCAGAGCGCCCGATTGCGGCCATCCTTGCGGGAAGCACGGTCAGCGTCAAGACCGACGTTGCCAAGGTGTCGGCAGCAAAGAGCAAAAAGACGATTGAAAAGGTTGCCAAGTCGCTCACGCAGAACGTTGACAACTTTATCAGCGTGTCAGAGAGCATCATGTCCATCACGCTCGTGTTTGACGACGTGCTCCTTGACGGCGTCAAGGCGATGTTTGCCCACGACGACGTGCTCGAGGTGGAGGACGACCTTGCGGCAATCATTGTGCACAGCCCGGAAGAGATAATCAAGACGCCGGGGTGCGCCATCGCGTTTTACAACCAGCTTGCGCGCAGGCACATAAACATCGAGGACACGGTGAGCTGCTACACGGACACCATCATGCTCGTCCGGATGGACCAAGTGGGAAAAGCGTTCAACGCGCTGACAGACCTGATATCAAACTCGCGCAAGATGCCAAAGAAAAAACACCACCGGTAAACAACCAGATAATTTCTTGCGCAAGAGCCGTTCAGAGGGTCAAGGTGTAGTTGTTACTGACAGGGACTTGTCAAAGAATGACCGCGTACTGGCTCTGAACAGATTTGCAAGTATTGTTCCAGCCACTACCAGAAATATCAGCAAAGTGCTGATAGGCAGGTTGTTCATTATATCATATGCCATAAGCAACGCCGCAACGCCCAGACTGCTAACTATTGCATTTGAAAGCCAGGCCTATTTCTTTCCAGCCAGCGTTCCCAACCCAATTGCCATAGATGATGCGCCCAGCATGACGGAAATGTAGCCCTACATCACCCGCAGCTCATGGAATATGCTTGGATCGATGGGACCAAGGACAAAAGTCTTCATGTCTGACAGATAATAACTGGCAAAGGCAACCGAGAGGCCAAGAGCAATCAAGATCGCCCCTTCGATCAGAGTCGTGACTTCGATGATTGTTATGTTCGATGGTCGCGTCCTGAAAGTGGTCGCCATAGAATGTGTTGATGCATAAGCGATAGTCGCTTTTACTATTTAAGCGCTATAGAACCCATGTTCCCTCTCGTCTTATGTATGCGGACGTATCGACCAAAGAAAAAGCAGCAATAGCATCGCCGGTAAGGGTTTTTATCTTCCGGCAGGGGTGTTTGGTACATCGATGTACCGGCGTTACACGCTCGACGAGGTCAAGCGCAAGATAGTCGACGTGCTGCAGAACGCCGGCACCGGGCTTTCAGGCGTCGAGCTTGCCGACAAGACGGGCATCAACCGCATGACCATCACGAAGTACCTCGACATCATGAACACGATGGGCCTCGTGAAAAAGAAGAGGGCAGGCACCGTCAACGTGTGGTTCCTGGAAACCGGCATCTCTGACATCGAGTTTCCCGTCAACTATGTGCAGGTGCAGCAGAGGCTCATCGACTTTGCGCTTGCCGGCGAGGAGGAGCAGGCCCGCAGGCTCTTGATAAGCGTGCTCAACTCCAACATCGACCAGGTAAAGATCATAACAGACGTCATCCTGCCTGCGGCAAACACGGTGGGCGAGCTGTACAGCAGGGGCAGGCTGGGCAAGACAGAGCGCGTGCACCTTGCCGCCATGATGGGTGAGCTCATCGATCTTGTTAAGTTCAACGCGCACCCTGCAGAGCCCAAGATGAACGCCCACGTGCTTTGCATTGCAGGCACCGACGACAGGGCGCACCTTGCCAAGAGCGCGGCCGTCGTGTTCCAGATACTGGGGTGGGACTCGCGCTATGTAGGAAGCGTCGAGCAGGACATCGACCCATTTTTCGACATTGACCTGCAGCGCTACGTGAGCAAGGTGTGGGGAAACAAGCACGGGCTGATGATGGTGTGCGTGTTTTCCTCCGGCGAGGGCCCGCTGCGCTTCATCGCGTCCACCGTCAAGGCCATAGGGGGCCGGCTCAAGGGCGAGCTGCGCCTTGCCGCTCTTGCCCCGGAGGCAGAGGCAGCCGCCGGCGAAAACGCCGACTATGCCGCAAAGGACCTGCAGGGGATGGTGGACTGGGCCGAGCGCCAGTACGTCCTCGTAGTGTCTAGAACGTAGGGAACGGCGTTATCGGCGGGGTCTCGGGTATCAGAGCCTGCAAGCCTATCGTGATTATCGTGCCGATTACGGCAAACACTATGGTCGCAAGGATGGCTATCCCAAGCGCTCGGAGCCACCCTGTGTCAAAGCCCAGCTTGAAGACGCCTATCCAGGCTATGAACGCAAGGATGAATGCGACGGTACTTATGAATATCTTTTCGCCAAGCGTCATCTCCAGGATCGCGCTAGAGAGAAAGAACACTATTGCATAGACTGTGGGGCCGGCCGCAGTCACCAGCATTGCGCGCGTAAAGCGCGCTTTTCCGACAGTCACTATTTTTGCCGCGATCCACACCGGTATCGAGACTAGGATCCAGAGGATCAAGAGCCCAAAGACGAGGGCGAGTGCGGCGATCAAGCCTTCAAGCTGCATCAACAGCGGCTCCAGCGACACGTTCCTCTCAACCGCGGCGATAGGATTTAAGTCCTATCGGGGATTTTTCTATAGGTTGGTTTAACCCTTCATGAACCCAAGCGCAAACGCGGCCGCAAAGCTGCCGGTGAGGGGGATGCCGATATTAGCCAGCGCCATCATCACTTGGTTTGCGGCTTCCGGCGTCGCGCCCATAGTCGCGTTCTGTATCCCCACAAGGGCAGAAGTAGACGCCGAATTGATCTTGTCCCAGTTTACCGATATCACTCCTTGGCTGGCCAGATACGCAAGAGCGGCAAGGAACAGCCCGACTATCACCAGCACTATCTTCAGGATTTTTTTTATCGCGTAGCCGATCACAAAGCCCGCGACGCCGCCTACGCCTACCGACGCCGCGATAGAAGTAAGATCCACGCTCACGATGTTATTTTGCGCGCGCCAGATTTATTGCTTATTAGAAAAATGTTCGGGGGTCAATTGCAGAAGAGTAGAGAGCGGTTATCGCCCACGTAATTGTCAGCGAATAGTTGCCCGCTTTCACAGGCACTATCCTCTCAACCGCTCCAGGATTCCTTCCCTATTCAGTTTTGGCAAGTATTTCTTTGAGCTTGTCTCTTGATGTCTTGAGCTCATCCTCGGCCTGTTTGTGACCCTTTTCCTCATCTTCAATCTCGCCCAAGATGACCCTGATGTACTCTTCTAATTTTTTCTTGTCTTCGTCTGAAGGATTGCTTCCCAAGGCCCGTTCAGGATTTGACCTTAGATCAGACAGTTGGCTCTTGGCTTCGTCAAAAATTTCCCGCAATCTGGCGCGGGCCTCTGCAAGCCGGTCAAGCGCTTCCAAGCCCTTTGTCATTTTTTCATTAATCTCTCTTATTCGGGCGTTGTTCTCTTCAATCTCCTTTTTCCATTTATCGATGTCGTCT
The sequence above is drawn from the Nitrososphaera viennensis EN76 genome and encodes:
- a CDS encoding aspartate aminotransferase family protein, yielding MNGEDNYLGTLYQRFPVNVARGKGARIWDVNGKEYVDCMGGYGVALVGHCNDRVVEAIKKQADTLITAHMSVYNETRLGFMKKIAQIAPPGLTKMFFTNSGAESVEAALKFARKFTGKHGVIAMNGAYHGKTFGALSVTYNEKYRKAFMPLLDGVKFIPYGEPAKLEEAIDDTTGAVILEPIQGETGIIVPPDDLIPRIREICNRKNLVLIFDEIQAGLGRTGKMWAGQNWNTTPDIMCLAKGIAGGVPMGLVLTKPEIMDAIKLGEHSSTFGASPIACAAASATLEALTTDGLVDNAAKTGKMFKEKLMALKERHKIIREVRGLGMMLGVELRFEVKDVLLDGISNGLLMLYSGRNIIRLLPPLVMDEATVSRAVEIMDAVLTREEQRRNVN
- a CDS encoding [LysW]-aminoadipate/[LysW]-glutamate kinase gives rise to the protein MIVIKIGGSVVDGLHPSTLADIKAIAEKEKLVFVHGGGKEVTATATKLGKEQKFIVSPGGVRSRYTDKETADIYTMVMSGKINKAIVGMLLRQGIKAVGVAGVDGGILKAERKKKLMVINEKGRKMVIDGGYTGKINDVDPSLVNTLVNSGYVPVVSPIALSEEFDFLNVDGDRAAAYVAGGVKADKVIFITNVNGLMLNEKLVTGMNLEQAKATLPKIGFGMEKKVLACTEALEMGVREAIIASGQVENPISSAIAHNNCTVITPK
- the argC gene encoding N-acetyl-gamma-glutamyl-phosphate reductase codes for the protein MKVGVVGASGYVGGELLRLLVTHPKVEVSMVTSRQKAGEYVQRVHPSLKGFIDLTFSPMDMEKLANNCDMVFTSVPHGKANKIVKDLYDRGVKIIDLSADFRLKNPKDYIKWYGWEHPFPDMLSKSVYGVPELHREEIKKAQLVSCPGCMAVTSLLALKPLIENNLIDTEHVVVDSKIGSSGAGQKANAGTHHAMRYGVVRPYKPAKHRHTGEIEQELSMIAKKQIKVSMSPHAVNIVRGILTTNHTFLKRKVEELELWKMYRNSYKGEPFVRLIRDKKGLYKFPDPKFVVGSNFCDVGFDIDEDNQRIVALSASDNLMKGAAGSAVQVMNVMFGYEETEGLKYTPLTPV
- the lysX gene encoding lysine biosynthesis protein LysX, which encodes MAVEICIIYDKVRFEEKALYDKALEKGLKAQIVDGKNVTVGTESKKSDLALGDVILQRSVSHYRGLYLTACLEFLDYPVINKFQTAETCGNKLVTSLVLAKNNIPTPKTQMAFSAESAIEVIRKTGLPLVLKPIVGSWGRGVFPLRDDETASMIVEMREENDSPLARIYYVQEMIDRPPRDIRCIVVGDRVVTAIYRYSAENEWRTNVARGGKAELAPITKELEDLALRAAKAVGGGIVGVDLMEDKNRGLVVHEVNNTVEFRGAASVSANDIPGAMIDYAVSLVRK
- the lysW/argW gene encoding alpha-aminoadipate/glutamate carrier protein LysW, with product MKKECQECGADINIPEDAVVGEIVTCPDCGGDFEIASKAADKVELKPAETVGEDWGQ
- a CDS encoding argininosuccinate synthase; the encoded protein is MANKVVLAYSGGLDTSVCIRYLQTLHKMDVITVTVDCGQDDDFAGIERRAKAIGAIKHVYVDAKDEFAKDYVIPSIKANGLYQGKYPLATALARPLIAAKTVEVATKENAVAIAHGCTGKGNDQIRFDVTMRALRPDLKIIAPIRDMNLTRDVEIKYAKEQNIPISTEAKKYSIDLNLWGRAVEGGSIEDADFEPPEEAFQFINFKNDKAGYIDLEFDQGVPVAADGKRMSLTDLIQYVNDKAGAHGVGIVDHIEDRVVGIKSREVYEAPAALTIIEAHRDLEKMVLTKHELAFKRTVDDQWSWLAYAGLWQDPLRADLDRFIDATQTRVSGKVRVKLQRGSIRVVGRQSRYSLYKNDLATYAAGSTFDQSLAKGFVELWGLQSIIANSVADTAGKKQQQQK
- a CDS encoding ACT domain-containing protein — its product is MSVNEKSITNAVKEVVNNDLSFQDSLQRDYCNISALARIVKPQIDQMLGKNTSVESIVTALKRSRRDYDVPERPIAAILAGSTVSVKTDVAKVSAAKSKKTIEKVAKSLTQNVDNFISVSESIMSITLVFDDVLLDGVKAMFAHDDVLEVEDDLAAIIVHSPEEIIKTPGCAIAFYNQLARRHINIEDTVSCYTDTIMLVRMDQVGKAFNALTDLISNSRKMPKKKHHR
- a CDS encoding helix-turn-helix domain-containing protein, whose product is MYRRYTLDEVKRKIVDVLQNAGTGLSGVELADKTGINRMTITKYLDIMNTMGLVKKKRAGTVNVWFLETGISDIEFPVNYVQVQQRLIDFALAGEEEQARRLLISVLNSNIDQVKIITDVILPAANTVGELYSRGRLGKTERVHLAAMMGELIDLVKFNAHPAEPKMNAHVLCIAGTDDRAHLAKSAAVVFQILGWDSRYVGSVEQDIDPFFDIDLQRYVSKVWGNKHGLMMVCVFSSGEGPLRFIASTVKAIGGRLKGELRLAALAPEAEAAAGENADYAAKDLQGMVDWAERQYVLVVSRT
- a CDS encoding FUN14 domain-containing protein, giving the protein MSVDLTSIAASVGVGGVAGFVIGYAIKKILKIVLVIVGLFLAALAYLASQGVISVNWDKINSASTSALVGIQNATMGATPEAANQVMMALANIGIPLTGSFAAAFALGFMKG